Part of the Sorghum bicolor cultivar BTx623 chromosome 1, Sorghum_bicolor_NCBIv3, whole genome shotgun sequence genome, ATATATAACTGTCCTAATATATGTGAATTTCTGGCCTGGCTTAAGTCGTTGGGCCTAATTTTTACTCCTACCGGCCCAGGACAGAGAGAGCTCCAGACTCGGACTCCCATCCCGACCCTCCACGCCCGCCGCAATTCCTCTCCTCATCTCTCACTCCGCCCGCCGCAATCGACTCCGTCTCGGCGTCTCCGATCCGGCTCTCCGCCGCCGCTAGTCGACCCAGGCATCCAGCACTGCAGCAGGGAGCAGCCGCCGCCCCGTCCATCGATCGGCAACTCGGCCCCTGCCGGAAGCCTACAAGGGGCTATCCGCAGCCCCGCGGTCGGCCGTCGGAGGCGCCGGGCGCGCTGCCCGCTTGGCGGCTGTCCGCCTTGGGCCTGGCCACAGCGGCACAGCCCGCAGGTGCACGCCCAGACTGGACGTTTGGACGCCTGGCCGACCAGGCGCCGAGCGCGGAGCAGCGAGCCGGGCAGCCGGCGACCGTGTATCTCCGTCGCAGCGTACGCTGTCCAGCCTCCAGCTTGGGCAGGGCGCCACCGCAGTACTCTGCACACATAATACATCTCGGTTGGCACTAGACACCATAGTATCAATCAACCAACCTCAATGTATGGTTGCAGCTTATTTTTCCAATATTTTTTTTGGGTTCAGTCAACTACTGCACTCAAGTCCTAGCAAAATTTGAGTTTGGCTTCTGATGCGTACTAAGATGTGATGCTTTGTGGGTCTTGTATCGTGGTAAAGCTAATGCTTTGGAGGTTGTGATGTACAGCTCTGCTGGTTAGATAGATGGAGGTGCCAATGAACTCTACGCAATCTGGTGCTCACTTTCCTGTGCAGCATCGGTCCTTCTCGTTAGACATCAAGGTACCTGTCTTGCTGCGGAAAGTTTCGATTTGTGTTGCATTTAGTCAGATTAAGCGAATGTGATGAATATAATGTACAGTAGAATATGATAGTTTTCCTAGACTGAAGACCTAATAATATCTGCTTTGTATGATTATTAGTATCGAGTTGGTATTGGAGAGTATATTTTGCTTTCTTAGAGTTTTATGAATACGAAGATAACTTGATTACCCTTTTCGCTTTTGGATTTTCTAGGGAAACAAAACAGATATTGTCATCAGTAAATATGAAGATACCTTTCTGGTAAGTTGAAAGTGTTGGTTTTTATTCAGTTGCTCCCTGATTCTCACATGCCAAAGATGTTCATCTTTATTAAATCTGCAGGTGATTGTGACACAAATCGGCTGCATGGGAACTATACTAGCTGCCAAGTATGCTTATTTTTTTTATGCAAATTTGTTCTCCTAAACATGTAAAATTCAGTTTTGTTATTTGCACTATTAGTTCTACATAAGTAGCTTCCAACGTGCTATTTGTTTCACAATGTATTGAAATTGACATTCTGTTGGATCCTTATGAGAGCGTACTCAGGCTTCCTCCACAAATACTTTTAACTGACTGGATCATCTAGTAGAAAGATCTGCTGTCACAAGCATATCAGGTCACAACTGCCAGGTTGTTCACATGTCTAAATCTGTATGCAAGATCATGCCTTTATTACTACCTCAGCATTCTAGTGAATCTATGATGCACTGACACTCCACTTTGGTGCTGTATGGGTATCTTCTGTGCTACTGCTTTGATACTTCTGTGAGCTACTTGCTTGCTACATGTTGGCTGTTTGAAAACCTAAACTTTGAATGTTGGAACTTGATTGATATGTTAATAGTTACTCCATCACCATATTGTATTGTTAGTTTGTGACATATAGACCGTCATTTTTCCTCTTACCTTGAAACTTTGTAtactgtattttttttattaaagcTTTAATTCCACTCGATAGGAAAGATGAAAGTGTTTTCTCGGACCCAACCTACAACGTTTCTGTTCTTTTTGGGAAGAGAGATGAGGTAAGCTCATTAGACCATCTGGCATCAAACTATATATGAACATGCACAGACTAAAGGCTGTACCAAATTTTTTGACTGCAGCCACTCCTAGTAGCTTGTGCACGTCAACTTATTGAGCACATAAGGTTTGCTTCCTACACCATCTACTTCTGCTGTCTGGTCTGTCTCCACATCTTCTAACAGTATTTTTCATATGTAACTTGTAATGGCAAACTGCACACAATTTCTGGCAATATGCTGTGGGCCAGACTGTATCTGTACCCTTCTATCATTAGAAGTAGCAATAACTATTTGAAAATATAGTCAGCAGCAAGAAACTCCTCTTTCGTACTGTTTTTTTGGACATGTATGCAAAAATTCCTTAGTAATGGCTCTTTGATTATATTTGTTATAGTCTGTGTTCAACTAACTTCGGTGCTTCTATTataacaaaatttaaaaatatttcTAACACCACTGTCAACTGTTCCTTTGGCTGACGACAGATACACCGTTTTTGTACATTTGGGTACACAAAGAAATATTATACTCACACAGCATTGTCCATTCATTTTTGTAGTGGCAGTGGCTCAGCCCGGTCATTGGTGATTTCTCTGGGCCTGAAAGATCATTCTCAGGTAAGATGGGAAAATTAACTGTCTGTTTCTAGTAATAGATTTGATGGTCTCGAGCCAATACCATTTCTCCAAAAACATGTTCTGAATTCTGAATCAGCAGGATCACAATGCAGATTAAAGTTGGTTTGAGGTTTCCAAACCCCTGGATATTATTAGAAGAAATGTTAACATTTAATAGAATTAGTACTAGGCACTCTGGATAGTTCCCAGTTGAAATCATTAACGGTGAGTCTGATGGCAAAATGTATGTCGAGTAACAATTTTGAACTTTGCAGGGAACACTGAAGGATATCATTGTAGCTGTGATTGAGAATCGCCTTTGGTGATGATTGAATAGCTGAGCTGGGCATGAGATTGGCTTATTCAGCCCATGGATAAAGATACTGTTTATCATTGTGCGAGGAGCCATGGTTTACCATATACTGAATTCTGGTAGTTTTGTAGTTAGGCCTTCTATCTGTTTGAACTAACAAAAGGCTGGTTTTTAGCTGTGTCAAAATTTGACTGTCAACTCTCACGCTAAACAAAAGACATGGAACGTCAACTCAATCCGAGCAATTGGATGCTtaaataatactgtaagtacccATTCTTTTTCGTAGCACACGGTTGGAGATTTAGGCTTGGAATAATCCAATCCAAACAAGAAAATAACCCAGAACTAGTTGTCGTAGACACAATCGAGTATATATATAGGAGTAGTAAGCAACAGTAAAATCTTCAGTAGACTGTTCCTATAAAAAGAATCAAGAGTGGACTGAAAGATGCGTCTctacagctagctagctagtaataTTCCGCCTTAATTGCTGTCTCCCTGCTGCGTCGGCGGCGGTTCGTCGGACGTTGGGCACAGATCATCCATTGTGAAGAGGAATCTGTCTTCAAGCATCCACCCCAAGTCGAGATCATAGTCCGGCATCCCGATCCCGTCGTAGTTGTCCGCCGGAATGCTATCCTCGATCTCCTTGTCCTCTAGCTTAACGCAGTCTGTCTCCGCCGTGGCGGTGGCGTCTTGCCAAGAGCGCGTGGCCCCCAAGTTACCGCTGGCTTCTTGCCCAGCGCCGCCGTGCGTCGCCGTCAAAGGCGCCAGCTCTTCCGCCGACGGGCTCTCGGCTGCTGGCGGCGGCGTGGACACTGCCGCCCAAGGCAGCGAGCGCGTGGCCCCGGAGTGACTGGCTTTTTGCCCAGCGCCACAGTACGTCGCCGGCTTCGCGGGAGCCTGCTGGTGCGACGCTGGGCTCGCGGCGGCTGGCGGCACCGGCATCTGCGACGGCGCCGGCGGTCTTGCGAATTGTTGGAATGACTGACGACCGGGCAACCCAGTGCTGGGCGGTCTCGCGAACTGCAACAGCTGATGACGACCGGGCATTCCGGTGCCGTACGCCGGCGGCGGCATGGCCATGGTGTGAACCTGCTGGTGGGCTGATCTGGCCGGCGCGGCACCAAACGCGTACTGATGATGATGGTAGTACTGAGAATGCCCAACGTTGGGTAtgtgatgctgctgctgctggagttgcggcggcggcggcatccgTGAGGTCGTGGCGCCGGTGGCGAGTGGTTGGTTCCGGCCGGTCAAGATCCCGGACGACGGCTGGCCTGCTGGACACGGCGCCGAGAAGTGGCCGTGAGCAGCAGAGACGTTCGCCAGCGTCTGGTTGCTCCCGGCCCCGTCGTCGCTTTTCATGTCGTCGCCCTTGAGTCTGTAGAGGCGGTACAAGGCCAGGTTGTGCAACTGCATGAAGATCATCATCATAATATAAGAGACAATCAGTGAATGTCAATGTGTGTTTTGCAGTGTCGCTGTGTCAATGTGCGATGGATCGAGAGAGAAATATATAGAGGAaagagctatatatatatataggggtaCTGACATGAGTGGTCTTTGTAGGCTCGGAAAGCAGTTGCTGGTGTACGGGGACGGTGAACTCGTGCATGCCCCAATGGCTCTTGACTTGCTGGCCGTTATTACGATGATCGTAGAACACCATGGTCACCATCTTCCCGGCGACGAAGCCGCCCTTGTCTTTTGGCCAATGCAGCACATGGCCGCCGCCCGAGGGCTTCCACCCGCCGCCTCTGGCCAACCGCACCGGCCGCGGCTCGTTGTCGTCCTCGTCttggccggcgccggcggctccCCGCTGCCTCTTTTTATGAACCGGACCACCGCCGCCGGCCGTCTTCTGGAACTGCCGCCTGCTGAAGAAGTAGATGTAGCGGTGCTCCTTGTCGCGCTCGTACATGTCTGCATGTTCTTGTTGGTCAGAAGCTGCTCTCGGAGCGAGAGAGGGAGGGAAGGGGATCCGAAAATTAACTAACTAAAGACGACGGCggacggccggccggccgggagggagggagggaagggTCGATCGCTAATTACCGTGGAGGTCCTTGGGGTGGTGGTCGAGGATGGTGAGCTCGTGGAAGATGCCAGCCACCTTGGGATGGAGCCGCCGGCCGTTGATCTTGTGGGAGAGGATGGTGATGAGCTCCAGTTGCGTGGGCACGAAGCGGAAGCCTTTCGGGAACCCGTGCTTCGTGAAACGCTTGTCttccatcgtcgtcgtcgtcgacgacatCGAGGTCGAGTCGCCGGAGAGGAAACAAGCTAGGCGTCGGTTGCCGTGCTTGTAAGCTGCCGCGCGCGGCGcctgatttatttatttatatgtcgtcgtcgtcgtgttgCCGCCGCGGCGTCTCGTTTCGACTCCGAGTCCTCCTCGGTCTGTTGCGACACAGACATCAATTCGATTGTGATTCTATTTCCTATTATAATTTCTTATTAGTGGAAGTGGAGAAGCAAGCCGGGCGAACCGAACTGAACTCAAATTTCAGAATTTGAGCCTTTCTCGGTGGGTGGTGTGCACCGAGGATCCTACATGGCCGCTCACTGTTTTTTTTAACTTCATGGCCACTCATTTTTACCCAACTAGCATAAATACGTGTATGAAAAGCTATTAAATTTTAATAGTATTTGtgttttatttcttttataaaatcAAAAGGCTATAATTTTTATGATAACTATGAcattcataatatatatatatatactagcaaaaatgcccgtgcgttgcaacgggagaaaaaaagctatcaaatctatatctatatatctaTTACCTAAAGACCTTGTTTTGTccacctcaaaaaccaaaaacttttcaagattctccatcacatcgaatcttgcggcacatacattatgcattaaatatagacgaaaacaaaaactaattgcacattttaCCTGTAAACCCTAGATGAAACTTTTTTGAGCCttattactccatgattgaataaaatttctaaataaaaacaaaagtgctataatacctgaaaccaaaaaatttttaaaactaaacaacacATCGCCGGTTCGTGTAGGTCcgtacaaaaaaaaatcaacataGCCTCCTAGAAGCACCCGTGACTCATCCCGTTGT contains:
- the LOC8066147 gene encoding uncharacterized protein LOC8066147, which produces MSSTTTTMEDKRFTKHGFPKGFRFVPTQLELITILSHKINGRRLHPKVAGIFHELTILDHHPKDLHDMYERDKEHRYIYFFSRRQFQKTAGGGGPVHKKRQRGAAGAGQDEDDNEPRPVRLARGGGWKPSGGGHVLHWPKDKGGFVAGKMVTMVFYDHRNNGQQVKSHWGMHEFTVPVHQQLLSEPTKTTHLHNLALYRLYRLKGDDMKSDDGAGSNQTLANVSAAHGHFSAPCPAGQPSSGILTGRNQPLATGATTSRMPPPPQLQQQQHHIPNVGHSQYYHHHQYAFGAAPARSAHQQVHTMAMPPPAYGTGMPGRHQLLQFARPPSTGLPGRQSFQQFARPPAPSQMPVPPAAASPASHQQAPAKPATYCGAGQKASHSGATRSLPWAAVSTPPPAAESPSAEELAPLTATHGGAGQEASGNLGATRSWQDATATAETDCVKLEDKEIEDSIPADNYDGIGMPDYDLDLGWMLEDRFLFTMDDLCPTSDEPPPTQQGDSN
- the LOC110432042 gene encoding proteasome assembly chaperone 3 gives rise to the protein MEVPMNSTQSGAHFPVQHRSFSLDIKGNKTDIVISKYEDTFLVIVTQIGCMGTILAAKKDESVFSDPTYNVSVLFGKRDEPLLVACARQLIEHISGSGSARSLVISLGLKDHSQGTLKDIIVAVIENRLW